gagctgcctcgctcattgctgtctgctgtgcagctgcaatgcgttttacataaagacttcaatatttctcgagaaatggagttttcccatagcgtaagctacttacgcaataggagagacctctcgatagggaacttgttgaaggcaacccaaaacatttgacccaagttaaactagtTAAACTGCTTTATCATTTTGATCGCTGTGTACCTTTTGCGGCATTTAGTTACACAATTATACAACATTACGTAACAGACTGTTATACAGGCATCTTAATTAAATATCTTATAGACGAATTATGGTATatatacactactgttcaaaagtttagggtcacttactcattctttattttatttttttccacattttagaataatagaaaaATCATCACAACCATAGAATAATAGAAATTGAaaaatgggaattatgttgtgaaaaatcctaaataaatcaaaactatgttatattttagcatcttcaaagtggccaccctttgcctagattttgcagaaatttcctcttggcattttctcaaccaacttcttgaggtatcaccctggatgctttttaaacagtattgaaggagttctcatctatatgctgggcacttattggctgcttttcttaattattcggtccaagtcatccatttcaaaaacatattttttttaaataaaattttagttttgtaattaaatattttaatatgttggcacaattatatatttgtctacaaaactaatttcaaacatttaagtttAAGTCCCAGAGTCTGAAGGAAGAGctgagaggcacagaatccaagttGCTTGAACTTCAGTGTGAAGTTTCtacagtcagtgatgatttggggtgccatgtaATCTGCCGGTGtgggtccactgtgttttctcaagtcaagagtcaatgcagccatctaccgggagattttagagcacttcatgcttccatctactgacaagctttatggagatgctgatttccttttccagcaggagagagagagagagtattttcAGTTCATGAGTACATTGCAGATATGTAAAGGCCCTCAGAAAGAGCATTCGGAATGTGTGTAATTGATCTGTattattggatggatggatggatcattatGCAGTGGAATTGATATTTCCAAGTACATTTAGTCTGAAATATGtttgtaaatgtgtatttttgtttgtttgataaaGGTATCTCATGTGGAAAAGTGTTACATCTGTACTCTGTCTACCCTAATTGTCATCCAAGTCTAAATCAACagaaattaatttacaaaatacTCAAGAGATAGGCAGGGTCAAATTGATGCCCTTCGCTGAGTTCCAGTGGGGCTGGTGATTCgcatgatatgagcgtgaagcggtCGACTGTGCACGGGTCCTTCAATAATGTATAACGTGTgtgtaagggcagccggtggactttctggtgccctcctagggtaagatggtgcccccctagggagtagGTGCCCCACGCAGTCTGCGTAGTATGtgtgtagggagcggcggtacagGAGATAATAGATGTAAAAAGTACCGGATAAAATGAAAACATCTGATCAATATTTCTGTTAATTTTCCACTCATGTAAAAAGAAATAAGGGAGAGACAAATAGATACTCTAATGTCACATTTTATTAGTTACTGCAAAGAAAAGAAACATAATAGAGACACAATTTACAGCAAATACATCACAATAGAGAGACACCATAAAAAAGAGCTTATCAGTAGAGGTTGGAAAAACATGCTAATTTGGATTATATTaggaaattgttttatttattttcgatTGTCAAGGGTTAATTGGTTTtgcacccaaaaaaataaaacaaaacataaaaaaaggaaaaaaagagcagCAAAGGACTAGTGAGAGCAACATTTAGGTGAGATTTTAGGGCAGCATGAAATGTCCAGCTGTGCAGGTTTGAAACCATACTGTTAAGACATTGATTTGTTCAGAAAAACTGCTTTGGAAATATTTCGTTTTTCTCCATTTTATTTTGTCATGGGGTCTGTAActaatgatatacagtatgtggtaCAACTCTGATGCTTAAATTCAGCAAAAGAAAATTGAATAAGCCTGTCACCCCAGTTGTCTTTTTACGTTAAAGGCCGGTTAACAAACAACTGGACAAAGAACCATGTCTCATCTGTAGTCATTAACTAAATTCTCTATTGTTCTTCTTACGTAAAAAACACTACATTTGGGTATTTTTTATCACATTAATAAACTACAAAGCTGGCAtctttcaaatataatttaattcataatgaaaaacaaaaacaaccataGTTGTCACTTTGAAATACTCTCTCTGATGGGTGCAGATTTGTTTTTAAGGAATTTTCGAATTAAGTCTTTGATTTCAGCTGTGttcaaaacataaataataggATTTAGCATTGGTGGTACAACATATGCCAGAGATGTGCTAATGACTCTTGCATtaggagaaagagaaagcatGAGTGCAGCAATGTATGTGCAGATAATGGGAAGAAAAAACATTCCTACTAACAACAGGTGAGAAACACAGGTCTTCAGAGCTTTCAAACGCCCTTCCCAAGTTGTAATTCTGCTTAAGGTGAGAAAAATGCCAAGATATGACAGGACAATAATGATCAATGGTGTCACAAGGTATAAAGCTGTGCTCAGTTTTGCCATATGTGAACTCATGCTGTTGTCATTACATGCCAACTTATATATTGGTCCATGGTCACAAAAATAACTCTGTATTACATTGGATTTACAGAATGAAAGTCGGGTGAGCAAAGACACTGTCAAGGCCATCAAAAAAGCATTTAATGTCCATATTGCTAAAAAGATTGAAGACATACTGGTATTAGTAACAATTGCATGGTATCTTAGTGGCAAGCAAATTGCCATGAAGCGATCATATGCCAGGACAACAAGA
The sequence above is a segment of the Xyrauchen texanus isolate HMW12.3.18 chromosome 38, RBS_HiC_50CHRs, whole genome shotgun sequence genome. Coding sequences within it:
- the LOC127631907 gene encoding olfactory receptor 1F1-like — encoded protein: MIARNANFSQNISIVHPEYFFITGLSDIPHSSFYYIFLFFTYFIAVIANSVVLFIIALDQSLHSPKYIGVFNLALADIGEANALIPNMMKTFLFDSQYISYNSCLANMYFVFLFNTMQCFTLVVLAYDRFMAICLPLRYHAIVTNTSMSSIFLAIWTLNAFLMALTVSLLTRLSFCKSNVIQSYFCDHGPIYKLACNDNSMSSHMAKLSTALYLVTPLIIIVLSYLGIFLTLSRITTWEGRLKALKTCVSHLLLVGMFFLPIICTYIAALMLSLSPNARVISTSLAYVVPPMLNPIIYVLNTAEIKDLIRKFLKNKSAPIRESISK